gTAAAAATCAACGGTTGAATTAAAGcgtttaacattttttttaaattttcattcttttttacatattttacaTATTACATATTTCTCCCCAAATTTTGAAGTAGAAGGGGAATGGATTTGAGTAGCCGTCAGAATAACATGtcatgtatttttgttttcaaagaaagccGAGAACGAAAatagaaagaaattgaagcgCATAGgcaaaagttacatttttaagGTTGAATCTAAATATTTCGTGTCGGACCGGTCTCGTCCGCTACATGTTCAATGTTGAGAGAGATATAGTCACATGTTTATAGTTGAAATAAACATATCAGTACAAATATCATGAGCAACAACGATTTATTACACCAAATGTAGTTTTCGTCCCTTCTTACATGTTGGGTAGCAGCACAAAGAAGCAAAAGCTCTATTGACCAGATTGACATGGAATTCAAAAGAATTCTCCCTCGTAAAATCTGAAGCTCACTAATATGCACTTATAGACCATCTGTATACATTTGCTTTGACGTAATAACAGTTCAATGTTCATCTCCTCTTGCTCCTCTTTATCAGTACTGGTAAACGTGTTCCACCTCACCCAACTGAGGAAATCGGAATGGACCACTTCCTTGGATTTCAAGTGGACCAGAGATTAGCCAGGAGGGGGAGCAGTCATCAATGTCGTCACGTGTGGGCCAGTCGAACACTTTTGCTCCGACTGAGTGCAGGAACTTTATTGTCAGAGTGGCATTCATGTTCCTTAGGATGCGACCAATGTAGAATGCTCTCTGATATTCTACTGCATAGTACTGCCCTTCTTGTATTGGTTGTAACTTGTCTTCAACCTTCATCCTGTGAAGCTCAAGTAACATCTGCTTACGGAAGGAAGGGATGCTATCACTGCTTACCGCTGCACCAGACAAACCTAGCAAGCATCGTGCGTAAATGCATACATAGACACCGCAATCGTATCCGTTCTCCTGCTGTGGTAGCTGGCCGTTAGCGTTGCTCACAAAGTTCCATTCAGTTGTTACATCATCCAGAGAGGGATCAATTTCCTTTAGCAACTTCCACATCTTTCGCACTGCAACTTTTTGAGTAGGCTTAACAGAAAATCCTTGAAGGCCGTCCATAATGACTATCTGCTTTTGCTTAGGCAAAGCTGCAAGGAGAAACCAGTGTCTGCTCGTCATTGGGTTACACGAAACAAGGACATAATCCTTCGTCATGAGGTCAGCTTTAGCTCCAAGGAGATCCACAGCAGGCTGACTGCCGATCCCTTTCTCGAAAACTTCCCACTCTATGGTTTCTGCATCACACGTAGCTGTTTCTGCATCACACGTAGCTGTTTCGGCGAGAACTTTTAGGTATGAATCaataacaaaattactcaaGTAATTGTCCTCGTCCTTCTGATGGCCACCACGGAGAGAACTCAAATCATTATTAGCAATAAGTGGGCTTCCTCCAAACTTTACTGAACCATCAACCATTGCATTGACTATTGCATTTAGGTGGGCTGGAAATTCATTGGCTTCTGTTTTCTCAAATTTAGCTGACATATTCTTGTCAAGGCCACACTGTATTTGAGGATTGTTTGGTGATGGGACCTTCACGGATAAGGGAACTGGCAAGGAAGTCTTAACTTTCATAGGTTTTATGGGGTTCGCGAATTTCGCCAGGTTAGAACGAAACCGTTTCCCCGCACTGCCTTTTGCAGGTGCCCCTTTCCGTTTATGGGTGGTATTGGGATTGTTTGGCGGTTTCCATGATGGATCGGCCTCTCTTGATAACTTGGTAGCTGGTTTGAAAAAACCAGACACTGGCAAGGAATGAACTGGGTCACCTGGACTGGCTACTGACTTGTTTGATGTATGCATTGAACTGCTGGAAGACCCAGACGGGAATTTGATAGGCGGGGCTGCTGGCCTGCTGAACGTAGGAACAGAGACAGTAGAATCTGTAGGAATTGGACTCTTTGGTCTTGGGTCTTAGTTGATCGACTTTGTAAGTGAGTCACAAGAAAGTGGAGTAATTGGAGTTCCTTCGGAAACCAcctacaatacaatacaataataattatttacacccTTAATAGAAAATAGTAAACAGATTTCCAATAATAGCTGAAAAATAGAAACGTACCTCTTCTCTCACTGTAGAATTAACTTGCAGATTCCAATTCAGGAAATGGTATGCCTTGAGGGTACTTGGCGTCACTGACATTCGCTTCCCGGTGAGAACGTTGTTGTAAGTCGAAAAACAGCGCTCCACATCATAAGAACCCAGTGTTGCTGTGCAGTAGATTGAGGCTACTTTGTACAGGTTGGGGAGTTCACTGGCATTCGACTTCCAAAACAGCTTAATGTCTAGCTTTCCATTTGTGCTTCTTTTCACCGCTGCAGGGCCAATAACATGGGCATACAAATCCATCTCTGTTTGGGGCACGTCTTCAATTCCTGGGATGCTGTTGGGTGTGAGGGTCGTATCCAAACTCACAAGATTGCGGGGATCTAGTATTCTGACATCACGTAGGAAAGTACTGCAAGGCTGTCCCCTGCCCTCATCTGTGTACTTCTTTAGTTTCTGGTAAGCGTCGGAGAATGCTGATCTGAAATGTAAATTTCaaactgatattttttttacatcataTGGCTGTATTAGTCATAGGCATAGCCTATGGTTGTACAAAAACGTTTTACAAGTAATTTATTACTAGTAGTTTCCAGTGCCTGGTGGCTTTGCAGCAATGATTTTCCTTATTAAAAAAATGGATACGTGCACGCAAATGTTATTCACCTGACAGTGTGAGCAACATCAGACTTCTCGTCGCTGGTAAATGACATCGATGTGCCTTGGAAGCAGAAGTCCAACTTGTCTTCACTTAATGAAGAATTCGAGTGAAGGATGCATAGGAGACTCTCCATTTTGTTGTGTGACTGTGTTACATGAGGGATTCTCTGTTGAAAATAATCCATTAGATGCATCAATGTTGGGCCAGTGTAAGCAACAACCCTGAGCTGGGCGTGCAGCATCTTCATGAATGTGTCATCTCCATACATTTCCTCAAGCCGCAACAACGAGGCACTTGCAGCATTTCTACCACATCGTTGAATCTCTTGGGTGAGGAAATCCTCAGACGTTAAAGTGCTTCGCGTGGTACACAGCTGAGTCAAACCATGCTGACCAGCTCTTCGTTGATGGATTGGGAGGCATAGTAGCTTTGCCCTGGAGATCACCCTCACAGTCATTCATGTATTTCAGGAAACGAGCTTTGCGTCCACttggaataaaaaataaattcctCATGCACTTGGCGAACTCTGTGACAAAGCTGAAATGTCGCTTAAAATCACCAGCCACTAGACTTATGATGTGGCTGTGGCAGGTAATATGGACACAACTCGAGAACAAACACGAAAGAGTTTCTCTGAAAGCCTTTTTCATGTAAGTAGCATTGTCAGTATTAAAAATCAGGACACGATCAAAGTCTATTCCATAGTCATTGATAGTCTTAACAACTGCTTGGGACAcagttttgttatttgtttctGTCACAAAGTGCGTATCTAACAGGTAGGCAATGTTTCCGTTACTGGGAGAAAGCTCGTCAAAGTCCAGAATTGTCGCCATAACGTCTATTACACAACGACCATTATCATCGCAAAGCTCGTCTACCATGATAGCGACATTTGCCTCTTTTATTTTCTGCTTAAGTTCTTCCTTTTCCAACTCATAAACATCTAATAAGTGGTCCCAAAGCTGTGTGCCCTTAGGGATCGCACCACCATTGACTACACGGGAGAGAAGAAAATCACTCATTAAAGGATTTTCTGATTTGTTTAGCGGTATGTTTGCAGCAGCACACGCCCTTATCCACTCATGGCAGACTTTCACTTTCTCTTCGTGTGCCTGAGTTTTGCACTTAAAAGAAGTCTTCAATGTCTGTTGTTTCGCTCGCTTCGAAGAGGATTTGTTCATTCGCTTGATGTGTGAAACAGCCGAAAGGTGATTGTCAAGAACTGACTTCCGGTGGTGATCCACAACAACATTACAAGTTGAACAAAATAACAAGTTGTCATCTGCACGGAACTTCCCGGGATACTGCTTAGCCCGCTCTTGTGGCGTAATGCTACAtggctttttctttggtttcacCAGAAACTTATCCATTTTCAAAGCGAAAACAGCAAAAACGcgaaaaagaaaggttttttgCCGCCAAATCCAAGCGggcgcttttttcttttcctagctgtcattgggtttttttcttccaatcatgGCGCGTGTTATATAAAAAGTAGAGCACATGCCCCAAACGGCCAGCAGCATAGAACGCCTGGAATGCCTTGTTTAGTTGAACGCTTTTCGCAACGAAACGGTGGCTATTTGCTGCGAAAATGTACCGTATTTATGGAAAAAACTGCCATCCATCTCTCAAGGTATGAAAAAAGCATAGCTTATAAatagatttttcaaaattttccagcGTTATGCGCCATTATGCGTTTTTTTCGGAATTATGCGAATTATGCGCTCAGAGCTGAATTATGCGATTTCGCATCGGCGCATAATTCCGGAAGGTCTGTATTTGGTTCGTAGCATTCGTTATGATGTTGCTAACAGACCTCATCGTTcgcgccgattcatctactttaaagctttatttagttgcaaaaaacatcaaggtaagatatacAAAACCCAAAGggttctggtcgccaacttggcgactaacttttgaatcttagtcgccagcacgataattttaggcgcattggcgactgtattaggcgcaatttcgtgccctgcgTTTTAATAAAAGTTTTTTTAGAACGAAATGGATTCACTGGCGTGGAAAAATTTAAGGGATTTCCGGTCAACTGAAGGAATTACCAGCAACCGGGTTGAACATGGAAAATCCTTCAGTTGGTGTCCGTATTaacggggttccactgtatttgTAATGTTTAATTTAAATGTACCAACATGCACGGGCCGGGGTAAGTTGATGATGTCATTTTGGATTGAATGTAAGGTGGCGCAACGAACGTCATAACTTGGCCTTGTCTCGAAAGTGCCATGTCTAGGACTGGGGACAATTAACAACTGTTGTCTTTTGTTAACGTGTGAAATGCATTGCTGTCACTTTTCACAGCAGCTGATGAGCTACAGTAAATGCCCGACTGTTAGAATATTTAGCATGTAGACCAGCTTGAGCAGCCAAAGCGTGAGATTTCCTTGTGCAAGCGAAAAAATTTATTGTGGCTATGAACAAGTAAGTTGCGAAACCCTTCTCTAGCTcttctgtaatcattttttgTAGCTTGTAAACATAGATACTTTAAGACCTTTATATCATCGGTGTTTTGATTGTGGTGTTTTGCATGGAATTGTGACCCGTTTTAATAAAAGTTTTTTTAGAATGAAATGGATTCACTGGCGTGGAAAAATTTAAGGGATTCCGGTCAACTGAAGGAATTATCAGCGACCGGGTTGAACATGGAAATTCCTTCAGAGAAACTTGAAACCCAACTTATAATCTATGGAAATATTGTTATGGAGTAGAAAAACGCTGAAAGTAGCGCTCTGTTATAATGACTTGAAGGGGTTTATGCACAATTTAACTGAATGACTGTTTGACTCGATTATGTTCTTTCGTGACATGTTTTAATACAACGGTCGTATTTCATGTCATCAGATAAGCACATGATGACACATCGGAATGTACTTGGCTCCGATTGAATCGGTAACGGTATTATCAACATCGGAAACGGCAATAAGGGACCATAAATCAGTACCAGTTCCGAACCATCGAAAATTAATTGTGTCTGATTCCGATAATCGAGTCGCCGTCCGAAATTTGGACGCGTTCCCTAAGGGTTTATAAATTTCTGTTGATTTACAGGATTCAGATGGATTAAATTTCAAACCCAAGTAATAGACACCAAAATCtgcacaaaatgaaaaacaactgtctaacaaaatttttttataCGTGTccaaactttaaaaattaatgtacttGATCATTGATATATTAATAAACCAATAATTCTGAGCTCCCTGTTGTTTTGAAGGACTATCGTAGGATATACCTTATCTAATGCCAAATTGGTTGGTGAGTCTCAAGGTCTTTTATTTCTGCCAATATCATCTACCTCTGCCTCCTCAGTTTGAGTTGACACCATCCCCAGAAGCAAGGCTTCAGATACTTCCATGTTGTTGACAACAACAAAAGGTCTAGAAGGTGTTTCATTAAAACTTGAATCTAGAACTTCACACTGTTCTGCTTCATTTACCCAGCAGTTTGTGTGTTCAGGTGGTACTTCTACATCCGCCTTATTTCCAGTTGGTATTACCATGCAAGAAGATTTAACGTGGTCATACTGCATTGTAGAATTGGCAAAATATGCATTTTCAAATGGCATTACAGTATCTGCAAAATAAACATCTTTGTGATCTTTGTgagaattaaataattatatataatgaTGATCTATTTTATGTACAACCCTTGATGCTCAAACTACTGCAATAGGGTTATTTTCACAACTAGCCAAATTACTTTCCACATCAGGGATTGTTGCTCTAGCTTCCTTGAGCAAAGTGTTGTTTGGCACTGGAGAATCTGACAACCTcctgaatttaaaaatttaagcttattgacaaaaaaatttttgtgaaaaatgtggaaaaaaTAGTATTTGGTACTGTTTGGGTTTgtggaataaaaataaagttaTAAATGGCTGAATAAAAGCCATACATGTGGCAAAACTGGGATCCCccttttcattcttttatcAGGTATAAATCACTTCAGCATTTTGCACTATGTGTGTTTACTTGTTGTTAAAACTTAACTTTGTTAAGAcgcaaataacaaaaatatcatGCTTACATCCTTGATGATTCACTTAAGTTACCCTTTCTAGGTCCATGGTACAGTTTTTAGTGCTTTGTGCATCTGATGTGGAACTTGCCAACAATTCATTCAGGACCTTAGAGATTCAATGTAATATTTTAAAGAAACTCCCATCGAAAGACCTATATAACACTTAATTGAAAGAGACAGTGTTTTGTTTGCTTAGACCACATAAATTCGGAAATGGCCAGCAATTGCTTGAGGATCGATTGTTTTAGGTTCCCCGGCCCTTATGTTCCTCAAAGCGAACCGAGCATATCACAAATTTGGTGCCTGGCTTAGGGTTAAAATTCTTCCTCTTGGTTCTCACGAATCGAAGCCACACATCTCTCATATTCGCTGACGGACTATGCAAACCAATTCCAACCAATCAATTAGAGTGGTTTTTGTAATCCTAGACAACACAGCGACTTCCCACCATCGATTATATGGTTTAATTTATACCGCAACTTTTGCAAGAAGTCAGAACAGGATAGAAGTTGTGTGAGAAAAAGCTCACAAAGTTGCTAGTCTCTGGCATGGgttaagaaaatgacgtcacttGTATTTTTCCCACGAATTCTTAGTACGCAAGAACATCGCGATTTAATGGTGGACAAAAATTAATGGACTttgagtgcaaaaaaaaaagaacttccCTTCATCTtataaaaatgaaacttggtcaaCTTATATTTCAGGAAGGTAGGTATTGGCCGGGCAAACAACAAAAGAATTGTGAAACACAGCAATGCTTTAATGACAGAAGAAACTTAAACCAGCCATAAAAGTATCCGAAGCGTCACTGCTCACTAGAGCGTGCAATACGATAGAGTCGCATCATAACAATGATCAACTGAGTACTTCATTGCTATTGTTACATCATCCCTCTTTTGAATCAGAGACTAAGCCAAGAATACACTATGACGGAAAGCAACGTTTCTATAGCAGTcttagaagtttttttttttttttggtaactaaACACAGTCCCTTAATCTTTGGTGGACGAACAGTCCTACCGCTTCTTGTACACAGCACAGATGATGTTGGTGTCACCTCAGAGGAAACAGTTGGAGAGGCTATTGCTTGTTCAACAGGATGAGATCTAAAATGTCCTTTATCTGAAACTGTTGACTGGATCTCTTTGGAAGGTGAAGATATTTGTTTCAACCTCCAATGGTGGCGA
The nucleotide sequence above comes from Acropora muricata isolate sample 2 chromosome 12, ASM3666990v1, whole genome shotgun sequence. Encoded proteins:
- the LOC136893617 gene encoding uncharacterized protein — protein: MDKFLVKPKKKPCSITPQERAKQYPGKFRADDNLLFCSTCNVVVDHHRKSVLDNHLSAVSHIKRMNKSSSKRAKQQTLKTSFKCKTQAHEEKVKVCHEWIRACAAANIPLNKSENPLMSDFLLSRVVNGGAIPKGTQLWDHLLDVYELEKEELKQKIKEANVAIMVDELCDDNGRCVIDVMATILDFDELSPSNGNIAYLLDTHFVTETNNKTVSQAVVKTINDYGIDFDRVLIFNTDNATYMKKAFRETLSCLFSSCVHITCHSHIISLVAGDFKRHFSFVTEFAKCMRNLFFIPSGRKARFLKYMNDCEGDLQGKATMPPNPSTKSWSAWFDSAVYHAKHFNV